One genomic window of Pecten maximus chromosome 3, xPecMax1.1, whole genome shotgun sequence includes the following:
- the LOC117322686 gene encoding regucalcin-like, with translation MGWPDGMTIDTDEHLWVACVGIGKVICFDPVTVDIVPIRTKLREVIIPAPRTTSCCFGGKHMDELYVTTATLRALEDEFNKYPLSGSIFKVTELGVKGYPANVYRSIATSGL, from the exons ATGGGTTGGCCAGATGGGATGACGATTGACACAGATGAACACCTTTGGGTAGCCTGTGTCGGAATTGGAAAGGTCATCTGCTTTGATCCCGTTACAGTTGACATTGTGCCCATTC GTACAAAGCTAAGAGAAGTAATCATCCCTGCACCAAGAACAACGTCCTGTTGTTTTGGAGGAAAACATATGGACGAGCTATATGTCACTACTGCGACGTTGAGGGCTCTAGAAGACGAATTTAACAAATATCCCTTATCTGGATCAATATTCAAAGTCACGGAACTTGGGGTTAAAGGTTACCCTGCCAACGTTTACCGGAGTATTGCCACGAGTGGACTGTAA